From a region of the Pontixanthobacter gangjinensis genome:
- a CDS encoding lysine--tRNA ligase, whose protein sequence is MTDSTLIETARESKAWPFLEAQRLVKRYPDGMKPDGSPVLFETGYGPSGLPHIGTFQEVLRTTFVRRAFEALTGQPTRLVAFSDDMDGLRKVPTNLPNQEMLAEHLGKPLSRIPDPFEKFESFAAHNNAMLRDFLDRFGFEYEFVAASDRYNNGHFDDALKNVLEHNQDILDIMLPTLRAERAATYSPIMPISPTTGIVLQVPVEIVDAQAGLIRFTDDDGSVIEQSALGGQAKLQWKVDFAMRWVAQGVDYEMYGKDLTDTGIQSGKIAKVLGGRKPDGLIYELFLDENGEKISKSKGNGLTIEQWLEYGTEESLGFYIFPNPKSAKQLHVGVIPRAVDDYWQFRERLAEQPLDKQLGNPVWHLLRANSRIDGPEAPGAGDTVPVTFGLLLNLVGVLGAEASREQVWSYLANYVADADPAKHPAVDTMVSAALAYNRDFVAPTLKKRAPAENEAAALRALDAELAKLPDNYPAEDLQTKVYEIGKQEEFGFENLRDWFRALYQTLLGSDQGPRMGSFIALYGIANSRKLIAEALGLG, encoded by the coding sequence ATGACTGACAGCACATTGATCGAGACCGCTCGCGAATCCAAGGCATGGCCTTTCCTTGAGGCTCAACGGCTGGTCAAACGCTATCCTGATGGAATGAAGCCGGATGGTTCGCCTGTGCTGTTTGAAACGGGCTACGGCCCCTCGGGTCTGCCACATATCGGTACGTTTCAGGAAGTGCTCCGCACAACGTTTGTCCGCCGTGCATTCGAAGCGCTGACCGGTCAGCCCACTCGGCTAGTGGCATTCAGCGACGACATGGATGGTTTGCGCAAGGTGCCAACCAATCTACCCAATCAGGAAATGTTGGCTGAGCATTTGGGGAAGCCGCTTAGCCGCATTCCCGATCCGTTTGAAAAGTTCGAAAGTTTTGCCGCCCATAACAATGCGATGCTCCGCGATTTTCTCGACCGTTTCGGTTTCGAATATGAATTCGTTGCCGCTTCGGATCGGTATAACAACGGTCATTTCGACGACGCATTGAAGAATGTCCTCGAGCATAATCAGGACATTCTTGACATCATGTTGCCAACTCTGCGGGCTGAACGTGCTGCAACCTATTCACCGATTATGCCCATTTCACCTACGACTGGCATTGTGTTGCAAGTACCGGTCGAGATCGTCGATGCGCAGGCTGGCTTGATCCGGTTTACGGACGATGACGGTTCTGTGATCGAACAATCTGCGCTTGGCGGACAGGCAAAGCTGCAGTGGAAAGTCGATTTTGCGATGCGCTGGGTCGCGCAAGGGGTCGACTATGAAATGTACGGCAAGGATCTGACGGATACTGGTATTCAGTCCGGCAAAATTGCCAAGGTTCTTGGTGGCCGCAAGCCGGACGGTTTGATCTACGAGCTGTTTCTTGACGAGAATGGTGAAAAGATTTCCAAGTCCAAGGGTAATGGACTGACAATTGAACAGTGGCTGGAATATGGCACGGAAGAGAGTCTTGGGTTTTATATTTTCCCCAATCCGAAAAGCGCCAAGCAGTTGCACGTGGGGGTAATACCGCGCGCGGTGGATGACTACTGGCAATTCCGCGAGCGGTTGGCCGAGCAGCCGCTCGATAAGCAGCTTGGCAATCCAGTCTGGCATTTGTTGCGCGCCAATTCGCGTATAGACGGCCCCGAAGCGCCAGGCGCTGGTGATACTGTACCAGTGACCTTCGGTCTGTTGCTCAATTTGGTTGGAGTACTGGGCGCAGAGGCTAGCCGCGAACAGGTTTGGTCGTATTTGGCCAACTATGTGGCCGATGCTGATCCGGCGAAGCACCCTGCGGTCGACACTATGGTCTCGGCAGCTCTGGCTTATAATCGCGATTTCGTTGCGCCCACACTGAAGAAGCGTGCGCCGGCAGAAAATGAAGCGGCGGCATTGCGTGCGCTTGATGCTGAGTTGGCGAAATTGCCTGACAATTATCCTGCGGAAGATTTGCAAACCAAGGTGTATGAAATCGGTAAGCAAGAAGAATTCGGGTTTGAAAATTTGCGGGACTGGTTTCGCGCGCTTTACCAAACGTTGCTTGGAAGCGATCAGGGCCCGCGGATGGGCAGCTTCATCGCGCTCTATGGTATCGCTAATTCGCGCAAGCTGATTGCAGAAGCTTTGGGGTTGGGGTGA
- a CDS encoding ATP-dependent DNA helicase yields the protein MAAADTPILLLNAPLVATRLGYPDLSGLDLLELFAFVFPAKFCVPTPKGLAHALGLDEPASDDQVPALLQQAAGAIVEACEGGNWAERDGAWSSLQSLSRLHWPWAQILAPHIKKPEQAEKWLFSKLPEWEETPERPQPAQVTLEDDAVEAQLDRLTGVEAERRDGQRAYAKAVGKVFAPRDKHGNPHLLLAQAGTGIGKTLGYLAPSTLWSQAAKGTVWVSTFTKNLQRQLRSESRRAWPERRPDGTQPVVIRKGRENYLCLLNLEDALQGGFGGRAAILAQIVARWASFSRDGDMIGGDLPGWLGTLFRKRGIAALTDQRGECVYAGCPHYRKCFIERSSRASAQADLVIANHALVMINAARGRDHAQRPTRIIFDEGHHVFQAADSTFAAALTGAEAIELRRWVIGPERKSKGRRRGLAARLADVASYDDAGGEAVEAAIKAAQALPSDGWLQRLNDGEPYGPIEQLLAAVRSITYARDESGGQEAGYGIETEAAQLPGNFVHFAGEAEAALARIRQPLIQLGVRLEAIIEDAPDWLDGQGRARIEGARHSLAWRADLIAAWESLLNRLGGPANPEFVDWLAVDRSEAREFDIGIHRRWLDPMKPFAKTVLEPSHGVMLTSATLRDGEDWNSAIAASGTPHIEIKPQLSSSESPFDYANRAEVLIVTDVKRGDLPALAGAYSRLIEAAGGGVLGLFTAIRRLRAVHGRIADRLARAGLPLFAQHVDPIDTGTLVDIFRDDPRASLLGTDALRDGVDVPGDSLRCVVMEAVPWPKPSILHRARRAANGGSAYDDRMIRARLAQAFGRLIRSKDDKGHFVVLSSAFPSRLLSAFPKGTPIIRLTLEEALHRVEEGVSSASDNLLTDSSNQSEDSLNL from the coding sequence ATGGCCGCGGCGGACACACCGATATTGCTTCTCAACGCACCGCTAGTGGCAACGCGATTGGGGTATCCTGACCTCTCGGGTCTCGATTTGCTTGAATTGTTTGCCTTCGTCTTCCCGGCAAAATTCTGTGTGCCAACGCCCAAGGGATTGGCCCATGCATTAGGATTGGACGAACCAGCTAGCGACGATCAAGTCCCTGCCTTGTTGCAGCAAGCAGCGGGCGCGATTGTCGAGGCCTGTGAAGGCGGCAATTGGGCCGAGCGCGACGGCGCGTGGTCATCTTTACAGTCGCTAAGCCGCTTGCATTGGCCGTGGGCGCAAATTCTCGCGCCTCACATCAAGAAGCCCGAGCAGGCCGAAAAATGGCTGTTCTCCAAACTACCCGAATGGGAAGAAACGCCCGAGCGCCCCCAACCTGCACAGGTCACTTTGGAAGACGATGCAGTCGAGGCGCAGCTAGACCGCCTTACGGGTGTCGAAGCTGAGCGGCGAGACGGGCAACGGGCCTATGCCAAAGCAGTAGGCAAGGTCTTTGCGCCGCGGGATAAGCACGGCAATCCTCACCTTCTGCTCGCCCAAGCGGGAACCGGAATCGGCAAAACTCTCGGATATCTCGCCCCATCAACCTTGTGGTCACAAGCCGCCAAAGGTACCGTTTGGGTGTCAACTTTCACTAAAAATTTGCAACGCCAATTGCGCAGTGAAAGCCGCAGGGCGTGGCCTGAAAGGCGCCCAGACGGCACACAGCCAGTCGTTATCCGGAAAGGGCGGGAGAACTATCTTTGCCTGCTAAATCTGGAGGATGCTTTACAAGGCGGATTCGGCGGGCGGGCTGCCATTCTGGCGCAGATTGTGGCGCGGTGGGCCTCCTTCTCCCGTGATGGCGATATGATCGGCGGGGACTTGCCCGGTTGGCTCGGAACTTTGTTTCGCAAACGTGGAATTGCCGCCTTGACTGACCAGCGCGGTGAATGCGTTTATGCTGGCTGTCCGCATTACCGCAAATGCTTCATTGAACGATCTTCCCGAGCCTCAGCGCAAGCTGATTTGGTTATTGCCAACCACGCTTTGGTTATGATCAACGCAGCCAGGGGACGCGATCATGCCCAGCGCCCCACCCGCATCATTTTCGACGAGGGTCACCACGTTTTCCAAGCTGCCGATTCGACCTTTGCCGCTGCGTTGACTGGAGCGGAGGCCATCGAATTGCGGCGTTGGGTTATCGGCCCGGAGCGTAAAAGCAAAGGGCGCCGCAGAGGTCTGGCGGCTAGGCTTGCCGATGTCGCAAGCTATGATGACGCAGGCGGCGAAGCGGTTGAGGCCGCAATCAAAGCAGCGCAAGCCCTTCCCTCTGACGGGTGGCTTCAGCGTTTAAATGATGGCGAACCCTACGGTCCGATCGAGCAATTGTTGGCAGCAGTGCGATCAATTACCTACGCTCGCGATGAAAGCGGTGGGCAGGAAGCTGGCTACGGCATCGAGACCGAAGCCGCTCAGTTGCCTGGAAATTTCGTCCATTTTGCAGGCGAGGCCGAAGCCGCCTTAGCGCGGATTCGGCAGCCGCTAATCCAGCTTGGCGTCCGGCTTGAAGCAATTATCGAAGACGCACCCGATTGGTTGGATGGTCAGGGGCGTGCCCGGATTGAGGGAGCAAGGCATTCTCTGGCATGGAGAGCCGATTTGATTGCCGCTTGGGAATCGTTGCTCAACCGCTTGGGCGGCCCGGCGAACCCCGAATTTGTCGATTGGCTAGCGGTCGACCGTTCCGAAGCGCGCGAATTTGACATCGGCATCCACCGTCGCTGGCTCGATCCGATGAAGCCCTTTGCCAAGACAGTTCTAGAACCTTCGCATGGCGTAATGCTTACTTCGGCCACATTGCGAGACGGCGAGGATTGGAACAGCGCGATTGCTGCAAGCGGCACCCCTCATATCGAAATCAAGCCCCAACTTTCCTCATCCGAAAGCCCATTCGATTATGCCAACCGAGCCGAAGTGTTGATCGTAACCGATGTAAAACGCGGCGATTTGCCAGCGCTGGCCGGTGCATATTCGAGGCTCATCGAGGCAGCAGGCGGGGGCGTGCTCGGCCTGTTTACTGCAATACGCCGATTGCGCGCAGTTCACGGACGTATTGCGGATCGATTGGCGCGCGCCGGATTGCCTTTGTTCGCGCAGCATGTCGACCCGATCGACACCGGCACGCTGGTGGATATTTTCCGCGATGATCCGCGCGCTTCGCTGCTTGGAACCGATGCTTTACGTGACGGGGTCGATGTTCCAGGTGATTCTCTGCGCTGCGTGGTGATGGAGGCGGTGCCATGGCCAAAACCGAGCATTCTCCACCGCGCCCGCCGCGCGGCAAATGGCGGCAGCGCCTATGATGACCGGATGATTCGCGCCCGATTGGCGCAAGCATTCGGACGGCTAATTCGAAGCAAGGATGACAAGGGCCACTTTGTTGTGCTGTCATCTGCCTTCCCCAGCCGCCTGCTAAGTGCCTTTCCCAAAGGCACTCCGATTATTCGACTTACATTGGAGGAGGCTTTACATAGGGTCGAAGAAGGTGTTTCGAGTGCTTCGGACAATTTGCTGACTGACAGTTCCAACCAATCAGAGGACAGCCTGAACCTGTGA
- a CDS encoding SixA phosphatase family protein yields MKTLGLLRHAKSDWDDIGTRDFDRGLNDRGRKGARLVGRHIAEYSDKHGVAWDKVLASSAERVQRTIEAALPGIDPISDKRLYLASVDTIIEVIQEYTDDEDSVLVAAHNPGLQEMLFALVPPSEENAIFDEAATKFPTATFAVFELDIDSWSDLAADCGRLVHFIRPRDLDPELGPER; encoded by the coding sequence GTGAAGACCTTAGGCCTCTTACGCCATGCCAAATCCGATTGGGACGATATCGGCACCCGTGACTTCGACCGGGGCTTGAATGATCGTGGGCGCAAAGGCGCACGGCTGGTGGGCCGCCATATCGCAGAATACAGCGACAAACATGGCGTCGCTTGGGACAAAGTTCTAGCCAGTTCTGCAGAGCGCGTTCAACGGACCATCGAAGCCGCGTTGCCCGGCATTGATCCGATATCTGACAAGCGACTTTACCTCGCCAGCGTCGATACGATTATTGAAGTTATTCAAGAATACACCGATGATGAAGACAGCGTGCTGGTGGCCGCGCATAATCCCGGCCTGCAGGAAATGCTGTTCGCCTTGGTCCCGCCGTCTGAAGAAAATGCAATCTTCGACGAGGCCGCAACAAAATTTCCAACTGCAACTTTCGCAGTGTTCGAACTGGATATTGATAGCTGGTCCGATCTCGCGGCGGATTGCGGCCGGTTAGTTCACTTTATTCGTCCGCGTGACCTAGACCCAGAGCTTGGACCAGAACGCTAA
- the soxR gene encoding redox-sensitive transcriptional activator SoxR: MSKNDFLPIGELARRTGLSVSSIRFYEEKRLLSAMRTSGNQRRFLRSDIRRLSFIMIAQKLGLPLSDIEDQLAKLPQGRTPNARDWKTISASIRDQLDARIAMLERTRDRLDGCIGCGCLSLSKCQLYNRDDKIGEGGSGPRLVLD, from the coding sequence CTGTCAAAAAATGATTTTTTACCGATTGGAGAATTGGCCCGTAGAACCGGCCTGTCAGTGTCTTCGATCCGGTTTTATGAGGAGAAGCGGTTGTTATCCGCAATGCGAACGAGCGGGAACCAACGCCGCTTTCTGCGTTCGGATATTCGCCGGTTGAGCTTTATTATGATCGCTCAGAAACTGGGATTGCCTCTATCTGATATTGAAGATCAATTGGCGAAGTTGCCGCAAGGGCGCACACCTAATGCTCGCGACTGGAAAACAATCAGCGCTTCGATCCGAGACCAGCTTGACGCTAGAATTGCCATGCTGGAGCGTACCCGAGACCGTCTAGATGGCTGCATAGGTTGCGGCTGTCTCAGCCTTTCGAAATGCCAACTCTACAATCGCGATGATAAGATTGGCGAGGGCGGCAGTGGGCCGCGCTTGGTGCTGGATTAG
- a CDS encoding VOC family protein: MAIARIEHTNLTVTNPQRSAELFMRLCGWHIRWEGPSMGDGYTVHVGSDTDYLALYTNDTIKGDFTKGQPINHVGIQVDDLAEARKIVEKAGLKPFSEGTYEPGPSTFYFFDWDGIEFEIVSYG, translated from the coding sequence ATGGCTATTGCAAGAATCGAACATACAAATTTGACGGTCACTAACCCGCAACGCAGCGCCGAACTCTTCATGAGATTGTGCGGCTGGCACATCCGATGGGAAGGCCCTTCGATGGGCGACGGGTACACCGTCCATGTGGGTAGCGATACAGATTATCTAGCGCTCTACACCAACGATACGATCAAGGGCGATTTCACCAAAGGCCAACCGATCAACCATGTTGGGATACAGGTGGACGACCTGGCCGAAGCCCGAAAAATCGTGGAAAAAGCCGGGCTCAAACCCTTCAGTGAAGGCACCTATGAACCTGGTCCAAGCACTTTCTATTTCTTCGACTGGGATGGGATTGAATTCGAGATAGTCAGTTACGGATAA
- a CDS encoding Xaa-Pro dipeptidase, with protein sequence MMKFSHLLGTVSLAFAASPALAETTYVTADRMLDVETGRYIEAPLITVIDGKISAVEASVAAPDGAKTIDLAGYTLLPGLIDMHVHLDGRPEYGGYSSLQFSDRFWTVIGVSNAAKMLGAGFTTVRNLGAVDYNIAGLDQAIEAGWVQGPRIVNAAHALGATGGHCDQTFLPPSFAAKSPAAGDGPDQLRQRVREQRKYGAEVIKACATGGVFSRNTEPGVQQLRLEELTAIADEAHFWGLKAAAHAHGAEGIKAAILGGFDTIEHASFIDDEGIRLAKARGTFLSMDIFNTEYTLSQGEANGVLEENLAKERLVSKAQRDNFRKANAEGVRMVFGSDAGVMPHEDVGGQFGIMVEYGMTPIAAIRAATVNAAEALGQEGEVGVIKPGAWADIVAVDGDPLANIGELADIDVVIKGGERVK encoded by the coding sequence ATGATGAAATTCTCCCACCTCCTTGGCACAGTTTCTCTGGCCTTCGCCGCCAGCCCTGCGCTTGCCGAGACAACCTATGTCACTGCGGACAGGATGCTCGATGTCGAAACGGGGCGTTACATTGAAGCTCCGCTGATTACCGTCATCGATGGCAAAATTTCTGCGGTCGAGGCCAGCGTTGCCGCCCCCGACGGAGCAAAAACCATCGATCTGGCCGGTTATACATTGCTGCCCGGACTCATAGATATGCATGTACACCTCGACGGAAGGCCCGAATATGGCGGGTATTCCAGCTTGCAATTCTCAGACCGATTTTGGACGGTAATCGGCGTAAGCAATGCCGCGAAAATGCTAGGTGCAGGCTTTACAACAGTCCGCAATCTGGGGGCCGTTGATTACAACATCGCCGGGCTGGACCAAGCAATCGAGGCCGGTTGGGTACAGGGTCCGCGTATCGTTAATGCTGCCCACGCACTGGGCGCGACGGGCGGTCATTGTGACCAGACATTCTTGCCGCCCAGTTTCGCGGCGAAGAGCCCTGCGGCTGGCGACGGCCCCGATCAACTGCGTCAGCGTGTACGTGAGCAGCGTAAATATGGCGCAGAAGTGATCAAAGCCTGCGCAACTGGCGGTGTGTTTTCACGCAATACTGAACCCGGCGTCCAGCAACTTCGTCTCGAAGAATTGACCGCGATCGCCGATGAGGCTCATTTTTGGGGCTTGAAAGCTGCTGCTCACGCGCATGGCGCAGAAGGGATAAAGGCGGCGATACTCGGGGGATTCGACACAATCGAGCACGCCAGCTTTATTGATGATGAAGGCATACGTCTGGCAAAGGCGCGCGGAACCTTTTTGAGCATGGACATCTTCAATACCGAATACACCTTGTCGCAAGGCGAAGCGAATGGGGTGCTGGAAGAAAATCTGGCGAAAGAGCGCTTGGTTAGCAAAGCCCAACGCGACAATTTCCGCAAAGCAAATGCCGAGGGCGTCAGAATGGTTTTTGGCAGCGATGCCGGCGTAATGCCGCACGAGGACGTGGGCGGTCAGTTCGGCATAATGGTCGAATATGGAATGACACCAATAGCCGCCATCCGTGCTGCGACCGTCAATGCCGCCGAGGCATTGGGGCAAGAAGGCGAGGTCGGTGTCATTAAGCCCGGCGCTTGGGCGGATATAGTCGCCGTTGATGGTGATCCGCTGGCAAACATAGGCGAGCTGGCCGATATCGATGTGGTCATCAAAGGCGGCGAACGCGTGAAATAA
- a CDS encoding SOS response-associated peptidase has product MCNLYRMTRTTDEAAKWFSVENTAQGANVGQEIYPGYPGMVVADGQIRTMAWGFPLQRKGTKGQLLKPKPVNNARSDKLSGFFWRSSFEKRRCLIPLTGWAEAQGPRGAMTRTWLSVPGADQFSCAGIWRSSDEWGDVYSMVMTEAAGVAAEVHSRMPVLLAPENYADWLMGDPAAALELCTPWAGDLTIDRTGDPWTRSSQTQLF; this is encoded by the coding sequence ATGTGCAACCTCTACCGAATGACCAGGACCACTGACGAAGCGGCCAAATGGTTCAGCGTTGAGAATACTGCGCAAGGTGCCAATGTTGGCCAAGAAATCTATCCCGGTTATCCAGGCATGGTGGTGGCCGATGGTCAAATCCGCACGATGGCATGGGGATTTCCGCTGCAACGTAAAGGTACGAAGGGTCAGTTGCTCAAGCCCAAGCCGGTCAACAATGCGCGGAGCGATAAGCTTTCCGGATTTTTCTGGCGTTCTAGCTTTGAAAAGCGCCGCTGCCTGATTCCCTTGACCGGATGGGCAGAGGCACAAGGTCCCAGAGGAGCAATGACGCGGACCTGGTTGTCTGTTCCGGGCGCCGATCAATTTTCATGCGCAGGTATCTGGCGCAGTAGTGACGAATGGGGAGATGTCTATTCGATGGTGATGACCGAAGCGGCTGGAGTAGCTGCTGAAGTTCATAGCCGGATGCCGGTGTTGCTCGCGCCGGAAAATTACGCAGATTGGCTCATGGGTGATCCCGCTGCCGCCTTGGAGCTGTGCACGCCTTGGGCGGGTGATTTGACTATTGACCGCACGGGAGATCCTTGGACCCGCAGCAGCCAAACGCAACTGTTTTAG
- the ubiA gene encoding 4-hydroxybenzoate octaprenyltransferase, with amino-acid sequence MTEHPQSPVGRAADIVPDSEHRGLIARLPQFPRDLAQLARFDRPIGWWLLFWPCAWGVWLAGQGVQWQLVLWFLLGSIAMRGAGCVYNDIVDADLDRQVARTAARPVASGRVSRKIAWIWLLVLCSVGLLVLLQLEWTARFVALGSLVLVAAYPFMKRITWWPQAWLGLVFTWGALVGWTHLRSDNLDALAALYLGAALWVIGFDTIYALQDREDDALVGIRSSALRLGKSVKSGVAGFYLGAVALWALAFWLLRDDWVALLTLLPVTAHLLWQVVTLDPDNPANPLERFRANRWAGALMAAACFVVGNAGA; translated from the coding sequence ATGACTGAACATCCGCAATCGCCCGTGGGCCGTGCCGCCGATATTGTACCCGACAGCGAGCATCGCGGTTTGATTGCACGGCTGCCGCAGTTCCCGCGAGATTTGGCGCAATTGGCGCGGTTTGACCGGCCCATTGGATGGTGGCTGCTGTTCTGGCCTTGCGCTTGGGGAGTTTGGCTGGCGGGACAGGGTGTCCAATGGCAGTTGGTCTTATGGTTCCTACTCGGAAGTATTGCGATGCGCGGCGCAGGATGCGTCTACAACGACATTGTCGATGCAGACCTTGACCGCCAAGTTGCGCGAACCGCTGCACGTCCGGTTGCGAGTGGGCGGGTTAGCCGCAAGATAGCATGGATTTGGCTACTTGTGCTGTGCAGCGTCGGTTTGCTTGTTCTGTTGCAGTTGGAATGGACGGCGCGATTCGTGGCTCTCGGCAGTCTGGTTCTTGTGGCAGCCTATCCATTTATGAAGCGGATCACTTGGTGGCCGCAGGCTTGGCTGGGACTGGTATTCACATGGGGCGCGCTGGTTGGGTGGACGCATCTGCGCAGCGACAATCTTGACGCCCTTGCTGCCCTCTATCTTGGAGCGGCTTTGTGGGTGATCGGATTCGACACAATTTACGCGCTGCAAGATCGCGAGGATGACGCGCTGGTTGGCATTCGCTCTTCCGCTTTGCGCCTGGGAAAAAGCGTGAAGAGTGGAGTGGCGGGATTTTACCTCGGAGCCGTCGCGCTTTGGGCACTCGCATTTTGGCTCCTGCGCGATGATTGGGTCGCATTGCTGACGCTGTTACCCGTTACCGCGCATTTGCTATGGCAAGTAGTTACGCTTGATCCCGATAATCCGGCAAATCCGCTCGAACGGTTCCGCGCTAACCGCTGGGCGGGGGCTCTGATGGCAGCGGCCTGCTTTGTGGTCGGCAATGCCGGGGCTTGA
- a CDS encoding 16S rRNA (uracil(1498)-N(3))-methyltransferase yields the protein MPATPAWPPRSAPRLFIEQKLDEGISVSIEGNQAHYLSKVMRVSPGDSVILCDDQSGEWAASVEASGRRSVELTISRLLRRREQVPDFWLCAALLKKDRFDLVLEKATELGVRRIAPLVTRRCVADKLNADRAKSIIVEAAEQCARTALPELSRTVKFAEFVKEFPANRTLFFADENGGIDAAKAFSQTAGSAALITGPEGGFDYAEREMLLACPNVKPITLGPRILRGETAALAAISLWMGIAGDWRNEGKSDEQ from the coding sequence ATGCCTGCCACCCCCGCCTGGCCGCCAAGAAGCGCCCCCCGCCTGTTCATTGAGCAAAAGTTGGATGAAGGGATCAGCGTATCAATAGAAGGAAATCAAGCGCATTACCTGTCCAAAGTGATGCGGGTTTCGCCTGGCGATAGTGTAATCTTGTGTGATGATCAGTCCGGGGAATGGGCCGCCAGCGTTGAAGCATCAGGCAGACGATCCGTCGAATTGACGATATCCCGCCTATTGCGTCGGCGCGAACAAGTACCTGATTTCTGGTTATGCGCCGCTCTGCTGAAGAAGGACCGGTTCGATCTCGTCTTGGAAAAAGCGACTGAACTCGGCGTCCGCCGGATCGCCCCTCTCGTCACCCGGCGGTGCGTTGCAGACAAGCTCAACGCAGACAGGGCGAAGTCAATAATCGTCGAGGCCGCCGAGCAATGCGCTAGAACTGCTCTGCCCGAACTTTCCCGCACGGTGAAGTTCGCCGAATTCGTTAAGGAATTTCCGGCTAATCGGACTCTGTTTTTTGCAGATGAAAATGGCGGCATAGATGCGGCAAAGGCGTTCTCGCAAACCGCCGGATCAGCCGCTTTGATCACCGGGCCAGAAGGCGGCTTCGACTATGCCGAGAGAGAAATGCTTTTGGCGTGCCCTAATGTGAAACCGATCACGCTTGGACCGCGAATACTGAGGGGTGAGACTGCAGCTTTGGCTGCGATCTCTCTCTGGATGGGAATCGCCGGGGACTGGCGGAATGAGGGAAAGAGTGATGAACAATAA
- a CDS encoding glutamate--cysteine ligase: MSTRDTSKSEDPIIESRDQLVAPMQAGEKPKSDWRIGTEHEKLVYKRDDFHAPSHDEPCGIRDLLLALQEFGWKPVEENGHVIAMSGDDGTVSLEPAGQLELSGAPLENLHQTCAETGRHLEQVKAIGDKCGVGFLGLGMWPDKTREELPIMPKGRYDIMLRHMPRVGDLGLDMMLRTCTIQVNLDYSSEIDMAKKFRTSLALQPLATALFANSPFTEGKPNGYLSYRSHIWSDTDPHRTGMLPFVFDEDFGYERYVDYMLDVPMYFVFRDGKYIDAAGHSFRDFLKGELAVLPGEKPREGDWWDHLSTAFPEVRLKSFLEMRGADGGPWSRICALPAFWVGILYDQTALDASWDLVKDWTMEEREELRNAVPKLALDAPIPGGRILRDLAKEVLAISRAGLASRARLNTSGDNETGFLETLDEIVASGKVPAQRLLDRYHGEWGGDIKRIYKYSF; this comes from the coding sequence ATGAGCACGCGCGACACTTCCAAAAGCGAAGACCCGATCATCGAAAGCCGCGATCAATTGGTCGCGCCGATGCAAGCTGGCGAGAAACCGAAATCGGATTGGCGAATCGGCACCGAGCATGAAAAACTCGTCTATAAGCGCGACGACTTCCACGCTCCATCGCATGACGAGCCCTGTGGCATTCGTGATCTGCTGCTGGCTTTGCAGGAATTCGGATGGAAGCCGGTTGAGGAAAATGGTCACGTAATCGCGATGAGCGGCGATGACGGCACTGTCAGCTTGGAACCGGCCGGCCAGTTGGAACTGTCGGGTGCGCCGCTCGAAAATTTGCACCAAACCTGCGCCGAAACCGGTCGTCATCTTGAACAGGTTAAAGCCATCGGCGACAAGTGCGGCGTTGGCTTCCTCGGTCTTGGCATGTGGCCGGACAAGACTCGTGAAGAACTGCCGATAATGCCAAAAGGGCGTTACGATATCATGCTTCGGCACATGCCGCGTGTGGGCGACCTCGGCCTAGATATGATGCTGCGGACTTGCACTATTCAGGTCAATCTGGATTATTCGTCCGAAATCGACATGGCTAAGAAATTCCGTACCAGCCTGGCCCTGCAACCGCTCGCCACTGCCTTGTTCGCCAATTCGCCATTCACAGAGGGCAAGCCAAACGGTTATCTCTCTTATCGCAGCCATATTTGGTCGGACACCGACCCGCACCGTACTGGAATGCTGCCGTTCGTTTTTGATGAAGATTTTGGCTATGAACGCTACGTCGATTACATGCTCGATGTGCCAATGTACTTTGTCTTCCGGGACGGGAAATATATTGACGCCGCCGGTCACAGCTTCCGCGATTTTCTGAAAGGCGAACTTGCTGTGCTACCAGGTGAGAAACCGCGCGAGGGAGATTGGTGGGACCACCTTTCAACCGCATTTCCTGAAGTTCGGCTGAAAAGCTTCCTTGAAATGCGAGGTGCCGATGGCGGACCTTGGAGCCGCATTTGTGCCCTCCCCGCTTTCTGGGTCGGCATTCTATATGATCAAACCGCGCTCGATGCGTCGTGGGATCTGGTCAAGGACTGGACCATGGAAGAGCGTGAGGAATTGCGTAACGCAGTGCCGAAACTTGCGCTCGACGCGCCAATACCCGGTGGCAGAATTCTGCGCGATCTTGCCAAAGAAGTGCTTGCAATCTCACGCGCCGGGCTAGCTTCCAGGGCTAGGCTCAACACCAGCGGGGACAATGAAACCGGATTCCTTGAAACGCTCGACGAGATTGTTGCCAGCGGCAAAGTGCCTGCCCAGCGTCTGCTCGATAGGTATCACGGAGAATGGGGCGGCGATATCAAGCGCATTTATAAATATAGCTTCTAA